The following coding sequences lie in one Polluticoccus soli genomic window:
- a CDS encoding PKD domain-containing protein, with product MRNHYNPFLRGLKKLLPLAVTALIGSGTANAQVPPNATQYLFSAYQEPYAPITGTQVTNVEGDDANQPNIPIGFAFPFCTGTYSMLNACSNGFLALSNISTNTLSNTASEAGNYGPMMMPLWDDLNGSPNGDAFYQTTGTAPNRVFTFEWRSWRWTWSAAGNNIVSFQVKLFESGRIEYHYNEGPDPVGGSPSATIGIARNSTDYQTLTNTTTSPGISTATFIDNLTIRPISGQVYCWDKPLPNNAGIFAISEPTSAICLGTHTVKAQMKNFGGNTISNVTINWSINGIMQPAIPFSTPIPVGGSSGLITLGNVNFPTSSTTLKIQAWTSSPNGGTDPEPGNDSFAVSRKALDPPGAIVYYETSRVCPGDSVMLYAPTGPNFTYQWELDATPIPGGTASSYYAKQDGFYSVTINNPGCKAQSVFHKITVKPLSVELGPNLITCETIPPIEIDAGEPGARYVWSTGDTTQTIPVGEGYNKYWVEVTLGQMCKASDTIESTIEPLPDINGISFVNVGNTYFFAPGGPTNVASYLWSFGDGATDTVANPIHTYAIPGPYNVSLTVYNSCGEDTAKISDLPVKVDDITGAQMAIYPNPANDVVYIQTTDAYRINSIKVFNTLGAVVKELKIEREKLVTVDIHNLPPGSYNLLINTDSGVASKLFQVVR from the coding sequence ATGAGAAACCACTACAACCCTTTCTTAAGAGGTCTTAAGAAGCTCTTACCCCTAGCTGTTACAGCTCTGATCGGTTCAGGAACCGCCAACGCCCAGGTCCCACCCAATGCCACCCAGTACCTTTTTAGTGCCTATCAGGAACCTTACGCCCCTATTACAGGCACCCAGGTTACCAACGTGGAAGGTGATGACGCCAATCAGCCAAACATTCCTATCGGCTTTGCTTTTCCGTTTTGCACAGGAACGTATTCCATGCTCAACGCATGTTCCAATGGTTTTTTGGCGCTGTCGAATATCAGCACAAATACGTTGTCCAACACTGCGAGTGAAGCAGGCAACTATGGTCCGATGATGATGCCGCTATGGGATGACCTTAACGGCAGCCCTAATGGCGACGCTTTCTATCAAACAACTGGCACAGCACCCAATAGGGTATTTACGTTTGAATGGAGATCTTGGAGATGGACCTGGAGTGCAGCAGGTAACAATATTGTTTCCTTCCAGGTAAAACTGTTCGAATCTGGACGGATCGAATACCACTACAATGAGGGCCCCGACCCCGTTGGGGGATCACCAAGTGCCACTATCGGCATAGCCCGTAATAGTACAGACTATCAAACGCTGACAAATACAACCACATCTCCTGGTATCTCTACAGCTACCTTTATTGATAACCTTACAATAAGGCCCATAAGTGGCCAGGTATATTGCTGGGATAAACCCCTGCCTAACAATGCGGGTATATTCGCCATCAGTGAGCCTACCAGTGCTATCTGCCTCGGTACTCATACCGTTAAAGCACAAATGAAAAACTTTGGTGGTAATACGATCAGCAATGTTACTATCAACTGGTCTATAAATGGCATCATGCAACCCGCCATACCGTTTTCAACACCGATACCAGTTGGCGGTAGTTCCGGTCTCATTACCCTTGGTAACGTAAACTTCCCGACCTCATCAACTACCTTAAAAATCCAGGCATGGACATCTTCACCAAACGGAGGCACAGATCCGGAACCAGGCAATGACTCATTCGCCGTATCACGCAAGGCGCTGGACCCTCCGGGAGCAATAGTATACTATGAAACTTCAAGAGTTTGTCCGGGAGATAGCGTGATGTTGTATGCACCAACTGGCCCCAACTTTACTTACCAGTGGGAGTTGGATGCTACCCCCATTCCCGGAGGAACGGCAAGCTCATATTACGCTAAACAAGATGGTTTTTATTCTGTGACGATTAACAATCCCGGCTGTAAAGCACAATCGGTGTTCCATAAGATCACAGTGAAACCGTTGTCGGTTGAACTTGGACCGAACCTGATAACATGCGAAACCATACCTCCTATAGAGATAGATGCAGGTGAACCTGGAGCGCGCTACGTGTGGAGCACGGGCGATACTACGCAAACAATACCAGTGGGAGAAGGGTATAATAAATACTGGGTTGAGGTAACATTAGGCCAAATGTGCAAAGCCTCAGATACTATTGAATCTACAATAGAACCACTTCCAGACATCAATGGTATATCATTCGTGAACGTAGGTAACACCTATTTCTTTGCGCCTGGCGGCCCAACCAACGTGGCAAGTTACCTGTGGAGCTTTGGAGATGGCGCAACTGATACCGTTGCTAATCCAATACACACCTATGCTATACCTGGTCCGTACAACGTAAGTCTTACCGTGTACAACAGTTGCGGCGAAGACACAGCCAAGATCAGCGATTTGCCTGTAAAAGTGGATGATATTACCGGCGCACAAATGGCCATATATCCAAATCCGGCAAACGATGTGGTGTATATACAAACAACAGACGCTTATCGCATAAATAGTATTAAGGTATTCAATACGCTTGGCGCTGTTGTTAAGGAACTCAAAATAGAACGCGAAAAACTGGTAACAGTCGATATTCATAATCTACCTCCAGGTAGTTATAACTTACTGATCAACACCGATTCGGGAGTAGCGAGCAAGCTATTCCAGGTAGTCAGGTAA
- the atpG gene encoding ATP synthase F1 subunit gamma, with product MSGQLKEVRNRIKSVSSTQQITKAMKMVSAAKLRRAQDAILQMRPYAQKLQEMLSNIVSSSSSDIDLALASERTVEKVLLIPITSDRGLCGAYNANVIKATRSLINQQYSTQFSKGNVTIMPLGKKGYEFFSKYGYKVIDTYWEVFADLSFDNVRKAAIYAQEAFLNKEFDKVEIVYSQFKNAATQAFVSETYLPIPKVEQKEGEKSVDFIYEPSQEILVQELMPKILNTQVFKAVLDANASEHGARMTAMDKASENANELLRNLKISYNRARQAAITTELTEIVSGAAALQG from the coding sequence ATGTCGGGACAGCTTAAAGAAGTTCGCAACCGGATAAAATCAGTTTCCAGCACACAGCAGATCACCAAAGCGATGAAAATGGTGAGCGCTGCAAAACTGCGTCGTGCACAGGATGCTATATTGCAAATGCGCCCTTATGCACAGAAGCTGCAGGAGATGCTTAGCAATATCGTAAGCAGTTCATCTTCTGATATCGACCTGGCACTGGCTAGTGAGCGTACGGTAGAAAAAGTACTTTTGATCCCCATCACCAGCGACAGGGGTCTTTGCGGCGCTTACAATGCAAACGTGATCAAAGCTACCCGTTCATTGATCAATCAACAATATTCAACTCAGTTCAGCAAGGGTAACGTTACCATAATGCCACTGGGTAAAAAAGGTTACGAATTCTTCTCGAAATACGGTTACAAAGTAATCGATACCTATTGGGAAGTGTTTGCTGATCTGAGCTTCGACAATGTGCGCAAGGCCGCAATCTATGCGCAGGAAGCGTTCCTTAATAAAGAGTTCGACAAAGTAGAGATCGTATACAGCCAGTTTAAAAATGCGGCTACCCAGGCTTTCGTGAGCGAAACTTACCTGCCAATTCCTAAGGTGGAGCAAAAAGAAGGCGAAAAGAGCGTTGATTTCATCTACGAACCTTCGCAAGAGATACTGGTGCAGGAACTGATGCCGAAGATCCTGAATACACAGGTATTTAAAGCAGTACTGGATGCGAATGCTTCTGAGCATGGCGCCCGTATGACAGCAATGGATAAAGCAAGCGAGAACGCTAACGAACTGCTGCGCAACCTGAAAATATCTTATAACCGTGCCCGCCAGGCCGCCATCACCACCGAGCTTACCGAGATCGTGAGCGGTGCTGCTGCCCTGCAAGGTTAA
- a CDS encoding T9SS type A sorting domain-containing protein, which produces MGRSAITVLLSILVCNVWAQNARVRLYQAPIAGGVILREVEDRFNAQLYSLESPSPDASIEKRRLYEAKKEVGRLYPHTENSSKHTESAVPLPTVVSGFVADSSTGIPPDNDMAISKANRAVSVINSSIAVSDGDSKKITQRRTLNQFSSKVGLNSSNDYRYDPKVIYDPEKDRFICVMLNSTNEFNWIVVGFSQSNDPAGAWAFYKFYGDYKGDTTWFDYPSIAITKDEFFLTGNKIKFNTSWQAGFSESVIYQIRKQDGYDSLSTVTYQVWDSITYAGRSVRNLYPVKGGRNIKGPDQYFLSNRNFDVQNDTIFLARVPGTIGSLKKGFDIQALKSPVSYGVPPDGRQPDTSATLATNDGRILGAFIEGSEIQFVSTTVHPESGAAAVYHGKISSVKKSPSISAQIFTTGGYDFGYPNISYAGQLFDTIHSIISFNYTGPAIHPGVGAVLYDGKQLSDLMQVKTGDNSIKILTGKQQRWGDYMGSQVDWNEAGAIWVEGIYGRKNGQYGSWMAKLASPLKRKENRPFPFTVPTQPVLYPNPAMQMLNVEFSHGADELLNFIVFNASGQEVASILKAKCHAGKNLIRFDIASLPAGVYFLKATNQSGIQFTLQRFVKQ; this is translated from the coding sequence ATGGGCCGTTCGGCGATCACAGTTTTGTTGTCAATTTTAGTTTGCAATGTATGGGCACAAAATGCCCGGGTACGGCTTTACCAGGCGCCTATTGCCGGAGGGGTGATATTGAGGGAGGTGGAAGATAGGTTCAATGCGCAGCTTTATAGTTTGGAAAGTCCCTCGCCAGATGCCAGCATAGAAAAGCGCAGGCTCTACGAGGCGAAGAAAGAAGTTGGACGCTTGTATCCTCACACAGAGAATTCTTCCAAACACACTGAATCGGCTGTGCCGTTGCCAACTGTTGTTAGTGGATTTGTTGCTGATTCTTCTACAGGCATCCCGCCAGATAATGACATGGCCATTTCAAAAGCAAACCGGGCGGTGTCTGTTATCAATTCATCTATTGCAGTGTCCGACGGCGACAGCAAGAAGATAACACAGAGAAGAACGCTTAACCAATTTTCCAGCAAAGTTGGATTGAACAGTTCTAATGATTACCGGTACGATCCTAAGGTTATCTATGACCCGGAAAAAGATCGGTTTATTTGTGTGATGCTTAATTCCACTAATGAATTCAACTGGATCGTTGTTGGTTTTTCGCAGAGCAACGATCCGGCAGGGGCCTGGGCGTTTTATAAATTTTATGGCGATTACAAAGGCGATACCACATGGTTTGATTATCCTTCGATAGCTATTACCAAAGATGAATTTTTCCTGACAGGTAATAAGATCAAATTCAATACAAGCTGGCAGGCTGGATTTTCAGAGTCGGTTATCTACCAGATACGCAAACAGGATGGTTATGATAGTCTTTCAACCGTAACTTACCAGGTGTGGGATAGCATCACTTATGCTGGTCGTTCTGTTAGAAATCTTTATCCCGTAAAAGGTGGTAGAAACATTAAAGGTCCGGATCAGTATTTTCTTTCCAATAGGAATTTTGATGTACAGAATGACACCATTTTTCTCGCCCGTGTACCCGGTACTATTGGCAGTCTGAAAAAAGGGTTCGACATACAGGCGCTGAAGTCGCCGGTTTCCTATGGTGTGCCACCAGACGGCAGGCAGCCAGACACCTCGGCTACGCTGGCTACAAACGATGGGCGTATTCTTGGCGCATTTATTGAAGGGTCGGAGATACAGTTTGTGAGCACGACGGTTCATCCTGAGTCTGGTGCGGCTGCTGTCTATCACGGCAAAATATCTTCAGTAAAAAAATCGCCATCGATCTCTGCCCAAATATTTACAACAGGTGGCTACGACTTCGGCTATCCCAACATCTCATATGCGGGTCAGCTGTTCGATACGATCCACTCGATTATTTCCTTTAACTATACGGGTCCGGCAATTCATCCTGGAGTAGGTGCTGTATTGTACGATGGTAAACAATTGTCTGACCTGATGCAAGTCAAGACGGGTGATAATAGTATTAAGATACTTACGGGCAAACAACAACGGTGGGGCGACTATATGGGTAGCCAGGTAGATTGGAATGAGGCCGGGGCTATATGGGTTGAAGGAATTTATGGTAGAAAAAATGGCCAGTACGGCAGTTGGATGGCAAAGCTTGCATCTCCGCTCAAGCGTAAAGAAAACCGTCCGTTTCCGTTTACTGTTCCTACACAACCAGTGCTCTACCCCAACCCCGCCATGCAGATGTTGAATGTCGAATTTTCGCATGGTGCCGATGAATTGCTGAATTTCATTGTATTCAACGCAAGCGGACAAGAAGTGGCGAGCATTCTGAAAGCAAAATGCCATGCAGGGAAAAATCTTATTCGTTTTGATATTGCTTCATTACCAGCAGGCGTATATTTTTTGAAAGCGACCAATCAGTCGGGAATTCAATTTACACTTCAACGTTTTGTCAAGCAGTAG
- a CDS encoding ABC transporter permease yields MMRFLFNLSLAFRAIRNNKLRSILTIAIIGIGITALVGILTAIEVMKASVYSSFSSMGANSFQITSDIIKQKRGRGHLNISITEGKNIRYEEAVAFKERFKFPSVIGISMSAGGTSIVRFGSAKTNPNIAIMGIDESYLRIADTKLDAGRTFSPYELQNGSYTCILGNGIAAKLFKGKAANALGEVVSVGDVKYRVVGVTEAKGGSMIMNADNTVLVPLSNGRAVYGGDQKFVINVMVDDVSQRAIAAEEAEGLFRVIRKIPIGKTNDFTVSQNDSLAEMLYDSISVISWAAVIIGMITLLGSVIGLMNIMLVSVAERTREIGVNKALGAKSSVIKQQFLTESVLISLFGGLVGIVLGILIGNLIGLALKTGFIIPWMWILLGVSLCALVGILSGIYPAIKASKLDPIVALRYE; encoded by the coding sequence ATGATGCGCTTTTTGTTCAATTTGAGTTTAGCCTTCAGGGCCATTCGCAACAACAAGCTGCGATCGATACTTACTATTGCCATCATTGGTATTGGCATTACCGCTTTGGTAGGCATACTTACGGCAATTGAGGTAATGAAAGCCAGCGTATACAGCAGCTTCAGCAGCATGGGCGCTAACTCGTTCCAGATCACAAGCGACATTATTAAGCAAAAGCGAGGTAGGGGGCATTTGAACATTAGTATCACCGAAGGTAAAAACATCAGGTACGAAGAAGCTGTAGCATTCAAAGAACGGTTTAAGTTTCCTTCTGTCATCGGGATATCTATGTCGGCCGGAGGAACTTCGATCGTGCGGTTTGGTTCTGCCAAGACAAATCCGAATATCGCGATCATGGGTATAGATGAGAGCTACCTTCGTATAGCGGATACAAAGCTGGATGCGGGCCGCACATTTTCGCCTTATGAATTGCAGAATGGAAGCTATACTTGCATACTCGGCAATGGTATTGCAGCAAAACTATTTAAGGGCAAGGCTGCAAACGCATTGGGAGAAGTTGTTTCCGTGGGTGATGTGAAATATCGTGTTGTGGGTGTAACCGAAGCTAAGGGCGGCAGTATGATCATGAACGCGGATAATACAGTACTGGTGCCGCTTAGTAACGGTCGCGCAGTGTATGGTGGTGACCAGAAGTTTGTGATCAACGTTATGGTTGACGATGTAAGCCAGCGAGCCATTGCTGCCGAGGAAGCAGAAGGACTTTTTCGGGTGATACGAAAGATACCGATCGGTAAGACAAACGATTTTACGGTTAGTCAGAATGATAGTCTTGCTGAAATGCTTTACGATAGTATATCGGTTATTAGTTGGGCTGCTGTTATCATAGGAATGATCACCCTGTTAGGCTCGGTTATTGGACTAATGAATATTATGCTTGTTTCGGTAGCGGAACGTACCAGGGAAATTGGTGTTAATAAGGCGCTGGGGGCAAAATCATCGGTAATCAAACAACAGTTTCTTACAGAATCTGTTTTGATCAGTTTGTTTGGTGGCTTGGTTGGTATTGTATTGGGAATACTAATTGGTAACCTGATAGGCCTGGCTTTGAAAACAGGTTTTATTATTCCGTGGATGTGGATATTGCTTGGCGTAAGCCTGTGTGCTCTTGTGGGAATACTATCTGGCATCTATCCGGCTATTAAGGCTTCAAAACTCGATCCTATTGTAGCTTTGCGATATGAATAG
- the rsgA gene encoding ribosome small subunit-dependent GTPase A, which translates to MNELKGLIYKSTGSWYSVKTDDGVFWKARIKGKLKIDEEISSTNPIAVGDKVVFEEEDAENKVGTIKTIERRNNYIVRVSPHNKNQKHIVAANLDAALVMATIAEPRTSLGFVDRFLITAEAYHIPAIIVINKIDLLKEKHRLILEKWRQIYEGAGYEMYAIVAKEPDTIRPLQERLKDKTTLFSGHSGVGKSTLINQLMPGINLKTQEVSDWSGKGQHTTTFAEMFDLPDGGCIIDTPGVKEFGLIDFEKEELSQYFPEMRAVMSDCRFNNCLHINEPGCAVKQAVADKKISEDRYISYVTILDSIETKW; encoded by the coding sequence ATGAACGAACTCAAAGGACTTATATATAAATCGACCGGCAGCTGGTATTCTGTAAAAACAGACGACGGAGTGTTTTGGAAAGCGCGTATCAAAGGCAAGCTGAAGATCGACGAAGAAATATCTTCCACCAACCCGATAGCAGTTGGCGACAAGGTGGTGTTTGAAGAAGAAGATGCAGAGAACAAAGTCGGTACCATTAAAACCATCGAGCGGCGTAATAACTACATTGTTCGTGTTTCGCCCCATAATAAAAATCAAAAACACATTGTAGCAGCCAACCTTGATGCTGCGTTGGTGATGGCTACAATAGCCGAACCGCGAACATCTTTGGGTTTTGTAGATCGCTTCCTGATCACGGCGGAAGCCTATCATATACCAGCCATCATTGTTATTAATAAAATTGACCTGCTAAAGGAAAAACACAGGCTGATATTGGAAAAGTGGCGGCAGATATATGAAGGCGCAGGCTACGAAATGTATGCTATTGTTGCAAAAGAGCCTGATACTATTCGTCCATTGCAAGAGCGGCTAAAAGATAAGACAACATTATTCAGTGGCCACTCGGGCGTAGGTAAAAGCACTTTGATCAATCAGCTCATGCCCGGTATCAACTTAAAAACACAAGAGGTGTCTGACTGGAGTGGCAAAGGACAGCATACAACAACCTTTGCCGAAATGTTTGATCTGCCGGATGGCGGCTGCATCATCGACACGCCCGGTGTAAAAGAATTTGGGCTTATTGATTTTGAGAAAGAAGAGCTTTCGCAGTACTTTCCGGAAATGCGTGCAGTGATGTCTGATTGTCGTTTCAATAATTGCCTGCACATAAATGAACCTGGATGTGCAGTGAAGCAGGCAGTAGCGGATAAGAAAATAAGCGAGGATCGCTACATTAGCTATGTTACAATCCTCGATAGTATAGAAACCAAGTGGTAA
- a CDS encoding DUF4286 family protein, with translation MIIYNVTVKVDTSIADEWVSWMKQEHLADVVGTGMFFDSRLYQLLDQDETEGKTYVAQYYCETMEQYNTYIAEHAQKMRDKGFARFGNKFIAFRTVMEKLA, from the coding sequence ATGATCATTTATAACGTTACTGTAAAAGTAGACACTAGCATTGCCGACGAATGGGTTAGTTGGATGAAACAAGAACATCTGGCTGATGTAGTAGGTACTGGAATGTTTTTCGATTCACGTTTGTACCAGCTGCTTGATCAGGATGAAACAGAAGGGAAAACCTACGTGGCGCAATACTATTGCGAAACCATGGAGCAGTACAATACCTATATTGCAGAGCATGCGCAAAAGATGCGCGATAAAGGTTTTGCCCGTTTCGGTAATAAATTCATTGCTTTTCGTACTGTAATGGAAAAGCTTGCGTAA
- a CDS encoding HU family DNA-binding protein translates to MNKAELIDKIAKDSGITKTQANEALDSFTNAVVSSLKKGDRVTLVGFGTFSVSERSARNGRNPQTGEVIKIKARKVPKFKAGKEFSTKIGTGKK, encoded by the coding sequence ATGAACAAAGCTGAACTGATCGACAAAATTGCCAAAGATTCAGGCATTACCAAAACACAAGCAAACGAAGCATTGGATTCATTCACTAATGCAGTAGTTTCTTCTTTGAAAAAAGGCGACCGCGTAACGCTGGTTGGTTTTGGAACTTTCTCTGTTTCTGAGCGTTCTGCCCGCAACGGCCGCAACCCACAAACAGGCGAAGTGATCAAGATCAAAGCACGCAAAGTTCCAAAGTTCAAAGCTGGTAAAGAATTCTCTACCAAAATCGGTACAGGTAAGAAATAA
- a CDS encoding 30S ribosomal protein THX: protein MGRGDKRTKRGKIAKGSFGRTRLARTKKTTAKADKKA from the coding sequence ATGGGCAGAGGTGATAAACGCACTAAGCGCGGCAAGATAGCTAAAGGAAGCTTTGGCAGAACAAGGCTGGCTCGCACAAAAAAGACAACAGCAAAAGCAGACAAGAAAGCTTAA
- a CDS encoding SDR family oxidoreductase yields MVFHNKDISKSSFLVTGGAGFIGSHITEYLLKNGAGKVRVLDNLSTGLQYNIELFVGYPNFEFIEGDIRNAAICRQACESMDYVNHQAALGSVPRSIIDPAATNDVNVGGFVNMITAAKDAGAKAFVYASSSSVYGDEPNLPKTEARTGNLLSPYAVSKMADELYAAVFAMQYNLKVAGLRYFNVFGPRQDPNGPYAAVIPLFVSGIMNGSAVHINGDGEQTRDFTYVDNAVQANIRALLADNDNAYGHVYNIAVGENFSVNSLYNSIREILGSKHAPTYREPRSGDIRDSLADISKAQELLGYTPAYRFQDGLKKTVEYFQQIMK; encoded by the coding sequence ATGGTTTTCCATAATAAAGACATCAGCAAAAGCAGTTTCCTGGTAACGGGGGGCGCTGGCTTTATTGGTTCGCACATAACTGAATACCTGCTGAAGAATGGAGCTGGTAAAGTGCGTGTGCTCGACAACTTGTCTACCGGCCTTCAATACAACATTGAGCTTTTCGTCGGCTATCCCAATTTTGAATTTATAGAGGGTGATATTCGCAATGCGGCTATTTGCAGGCAAGCCTGCGAGAGCATGGATTATGTGAACCACCAGGCGGCGCTGGGTTCCGTACCGCGTTCCATTATCGATCCGGCTGCCACTAACGACGTGAACGTGGGCGGCTTTGTGAATATGATCACTGCAGCTAAGGATGCAGGGGCAAAGGCATTTGTGTATGCATCATCTTCTTCGGTGTATGGCGATGAGCCGAACCTGCCTAAAACCGAAGCGAGAACTGGAAACCTGTTATCGCCCTATGCCGTGTCTAAAATGGCCGATGAACTGTATGCTGCTGTGTTTGCCATGCAGTACAACCTGAAAGTAGCAGGGTTGCGTTACTTCAATGTATTCGGCCCGCGCCAGGATCCTAACGGCCCTTATGCTGCGGTTATTCCCTTATTTGTAAGTGGCATCATGAATGGCTCAGCCGTACACATAAATGGCGACGGCGAACAAACCCGCGACTTCACTTATGTAGACAACGCCGTACAAGCTAACATCCGCGCGTTACTGGCCGATAATGATAACGCATACGGCCATGTATACAACATTGCGGTAGGTGAGAACTTCTCAGTAAACTCCCTGTACAACAGCATCCGTGAGATACTTGGATCGAAACATGCACCAACTTACCGTGAGCCTCGCTCCGGTGATATTCGTGATTCTCTTGCAGACATCTCAAAGGCACAAGAGCTGTTGGGTTATACACCCGCATATCGCTTCCAGGACGGGCTAAAGAAAACGGTTGAGTACTTCCAGCAAATAATGAAATGA
- the pdxH gene encoding pyridoxamine 5'-phosphate oxidase: MSNRNIADIRKDYQMAELDEATAGGDPFAFFGKWFAEAEAAQAEEVNAMVLATVDLHNKPHARIVLLKGLDEKGFVFFTNYSSAKGLEIESNPFVALVFFWTELERQVRIEGRIEKISEEESDHYFSTRPDGSKIGAWSSPQSQSIPDRSILENNYKQYADQFGNDIPRPPHWGGYRVIPHYIEFWQGRSSRMHDRIVFSEDAMGEWVKTRLAP; encoded by the coding sequence TTGTCCAACAGAAATATAGCGGACATACGAAAGGATTATCAGATGGCGGAGCTGGATGAAGCGACTGCCGGTGGTGATCCTTTCGCCTTTTTTGGCAAGTGGTTTGCCGAAGCCGAAGCCGCACAAGCCGAGGAGGTAAACGCGATGGTGCTTGCTACCGTAGACCTGCACAACAAACCACATGCCCGCATAGTGTTGCTGAAAGGTTTGGATGAAAAAGGGTTCGTCTTCTTTACCAACTACAGCAGCGCCAAGGGTCTGGAAATAGAAAGCAATCCATTCGTAGCACTGGTATTCTTCTGGACCGAGCTGGAAAGGCAGGTACGTATAGAAGGAAGGATAGAAAAGATAAGTGAGGAGGAAAGCGACCACTACTTCTCTACCCGCCCCGACGGTAGTAAGATTGGTGCCTGGTCATCGCCCCAAAGCCAGTCGATACCCGACAGGAGCATCCTGGAAAATAACTACAAACAATACGCCGATCAATTCGGAAACGACATTCCCCGTCCGCCACACTGGGGTGGCTATAGGGTGATCCCACACTATATAGAGTTCTGGCAAGGGCGCAGCAGCCGCATGCACGATCGTATCGTCTTCAGCGAAGACGCAATGGGTGAGTGGGTAAAAACAAGGCTTGCGCCTTAG
- the chrA gene encoding chromate efflux transporter, producing MYSFTAFGGPQGHLGMMVKTFAQRRHYITEEELQEYNAFCQMLPGPSSTQTVMLIAMKRGGIPLGLLTLLLWLLPATVMMSAFAFIVYYFNVKDVQTNLFTYVQPMSFGFICFAAVRMMRSSVQHVATFGIMLGSIVVTLLFKFPWIFPIVLFAAGTISNFSNKRIPDATEKPKPIRWINLWLFAVLFIAAGIVSEMARVHDWPNRRIFNLFENFYRFGAIVFGGGQALMPMMLFQFVNRPIFLGHPPLITGEDLLTGYGLVQAVPGPVFSICSYVGGMVMSDQGPMWQAAGSAVATIAVFLPSTLLLFFLFPIYQNLRQHVIIYRALEGINAAIVGIIWASGIVLFQAMPFEYMNIVVAVITFCLLSFTRIPAPLIVLGWLLLGWTMNM from the coding sequence ATGTACTCATTTACCGCTTTTGGCGGACCCCAGGGGCATTTGGGCATGATGGTGAAGACCTTTGCCCAGCGCAGACATTACATTACTGAGGAGGAACTACAGGAGTACAACGCCTTTTGCCAAATGCTGCCGGGCCCATCGTCTACCCAAACGGTGATGCTGATAGCCATGAAGCGCGGCGGCATCCCCCTTGGTTTACTGACCCTGCTTTTATGGTTGCTGCCGGCAACGGTCATGATGAGTGCCTTCGCCTTCATCGTGTACTACTTTAATGTAAAGGACGTACAAACCAACCTGTTCACCTATGTACAGCCGATGTCGTTTGGCTTCATCTGCTTTGCGGCTGTGCGTATGATGCGGAGCAGTGTACAGCACGTGGCCACGTTCGGTATCATGCTTGGTAGTATCGTGGTCACCTTACTATTCAAGTTCCCGTGGATCTTTCCTATAGTACTGTTTGCTGCGGGCACCATTAGCAACTTCAGTAACAAGCGTATCCCCGATGCTACCGAAAAGCCCAAGCCCATACGCTGGATCAACCTCTGGCTGTTTGCGGTGCTGTTCATAGCCGCGGGTATCGTGTCCGAGATGGCCAGGGTGCACGACTGGCCCAACAGGCGCATCTTCAACCTCTTCGAGAACTTCTACCGCTTTGGGGCCATCGTGTTTGGCGGCGGACAGGCGCTGATGCCAATGATGCTCTTCCAGTTCGTGAACAGGCCTATATTCCTGGGCCATCCGCCACTCATTACCGGCGAAGACCTGCTGACGGGTTATGGTCTTGTACAGGCTGTGCCGGGACCGGTGTTCTCCATATGCTCGTATGTGGGCGGTATGGTCATGAGCGACCAGGGACCGATGTGGCAGGCTGCGGGTAGCGCGGTAGCCACCATCGCGGTGTTTCTGCCCAGCACCTTACTATTGTTCTTTTTGTTTCCTATCTACCAAAACCTGCGGCAACATGTTATCATCTATCGCGCGCTGGAGGGGATCAATGCCGCCATCGTAGGTATCATCTGGGCATCGGGTATCGTGCTGTTCCAGGCTATGCCTTTCGAGTATATGAACATCGTTGTGGCAGTCATCACTTTCTGCCTGCTGTCGTTCACCCGCATACCGGCGCCGCTTATTGTGCTGGGCTGGTTGCTGCTGGGGTGGACGATGAATATGTAA